Proteins from a genomic interval of Neisseria arctica:
- the thrB gene encoding homoserine kinase translates to MSVYTSISDQEMHDFLQAYNIGKFLSLQGIAQGITNSNYFINTSQGRFVLTVFEALTQAELPFFLKLKQHLSQNGVACPTPIPQKNNKLEATLANKPACIVSCLNGTDASWPTTQQCFNTGKMLAKMHIAGQDFPLHMENPRYLSWWHEASKKLFPLLNKEDSILLKTTIANIDKYPTEHLPNGIIHADLFKDNVLLQGDEVSGFIDFYYACNGSFIYDIAIAINDWARNSNNILDNSLEQAFLSGYEEIRPLTESERLYYPIAKRAGCLRFWVSRLLDFHFPQEGEMTFIKDPNIFRDLLLSFNQHQTQIYI, encoded by the coding sequence ATGTCAGTATATACAAGCATCTCAGACCAAGAGATGCATGATTTTTTACAAGCTTACAATATTGGCAAATTTCTCTCACTACAAGGCATTGCACAAGGCATTACCAACAGTAACTATTTTATCAATACCAGCCAAGGCCGCTTTGTACTCACTGTATTTGAAGCACTAACACAAGCAGAACTACCATTTTTCTTAAAACTAAAACAACACTTAAGCCAAAATGGTGTAGCCTGCCCCACCCCAATCCCTCAAAAAAATAATAAGCTAGAAGCAACACTAGCCAACAAACCCGCATGCATCGTCAGCTGTCTGAATGGAACCGATGCGAGCTGGCCAACCACCCAACAATGCTTCAATACAGGGAAAATGCTTGCGAAAATGCATATAGCCGGACAAGATTTTCCTCTGCATATGGAAAACCCACGCTACTTATCATGGTGGCACGAGGCTTCAAAAAAACTATTTCCTCTATTAAACAAAGAAGATTCAATACTGCTTAAAACTACAATAGCCAATATTGATAAATATCCTACAGAACACCTACCCAATGGAATTATTCATGCAGACTTATTTAAAGATAATGTCTTATTACAAGGAGATGAAGTTTCCGGATTCATTGACTTCTATTACGCCTGCAACGGAAGCTTCATATACGATATAGCCATTGCAATCAATGACTGGGCACGAAATTCCAACAACATCCTAGATAACAGTCTAGAGCAAGCCTTTCTAAGTGGGTACGAGGAAATTCGACCGCTAACGGAATCAGAGCGCTTATACTACCCAATTGCAAAACGTGCAGGCTGCTTACGATTCTGGGTATCTCGCCTTCTAGATTTTCACTTTCCCCAAGAAGGAGAAATGACGTTTATTAAAGACCCAAATATATTTAGGGATTTATTACTAAGCTTCAACCAACACCAAACTCAAATATATATTTAA
- the rpmA gene encoding 50S ribosomal protein L27, with protein sequence MATKKAGGSSKNGRDSEAKRLGVKAYGNELIPAGSIIVRQRGTRFHAGDNVGMGKDHTLFAKVDGYVEFATKGALNRKTVSVRPYTGADE encoded by the coding sequence ATGGCAACCAAAAAAGCTGGTGGTAGCTCTAAAAACGGTCGCGATTCAGAAGCCAAGCGCTTGGGTGTGAAAGCCTACGGCAATGAATTGATTCCTGCGGGTTCTATTATTGTTCGTCAACGTGGTACACGCTTCCATGCTGGTGATAATGTAGGCATGGGTAAGGATCACACTCTTTTTGCAAAAGTAGATGGTTATGTTGAATTTGCAACTAAAGGTGCTTTGAACCGCAAAACCGTAAGTGTGCGCCCTTATACGGGTGCTGATGAATAA
- the rplU gene encoding 50S ribosomal protein L21 → MYAVVKTGGKQYKVTVGEKLKVEQIPAELDSQIELNEVLMIADGESVKVGAPFIEGAKVTAKVVAHGRGEKIRIFKMRRRKHYQKRQGHRQNFTQIEIVAIA, encoded by the coding sequence ATGTACGCGGTCGTAAAAACTGGCGGTAAACAATATAAGGTTACCGTTGGCGAAAAATTGAAAGTAGAACAGATACCAGCCGAACTCGACAGTCAAATCGAACTGAATGAAGTTTTGATGATTGCTGACGGTGAGTCTGTAAAAGTAGGTGCTCCGTTTATTGAGGGCGCTAAGGTAACTGCTAAAGTAGTTGCTCATGGTCGTGGTGAAAAAATACGCATTTTCAAAATGCGCCGCCGTAAGCATTATCAAAAGCGCCAAGGGCACCGTCAAAATTTCACCCAAATCGAAATCGTAGCAATCGCTTAA
- a CDS encoding polyprenyl synthetase family protein, with translation MLENLPYFQRHLPDDLARVNVVINQAVQSEVALISQIGTYIISAGGKRLRPIITILAGKALGYDEQKLYSLAAMVEFIHTSTLLHDDVVDESDLRRGRKTANNLFGNAAAVLVGDFLYTRAFQLMVESGNMRILEIMADATNIIAEGEVLQLMNIGNTEITENEYLQVIQYKTAKLFEAAAQVGAILAGATLEQETALKNYGMYVGTAFQIIDDILDYSGNPDEIGKNVGDDLAEGKPTLPLIYLMQHGGEASKDVRHALENADRSYFAIIHKHITNSDALAYATEQAKVAVQNALNCLDILPDNETVQAMHQLAKESLARVS, from the coding sequence ATGCTTGAAAACTTGCCTTATTTCCAACGTCACCTACCCGATGACCTTGCCAGAGTAAATGTTGTCATTAACCAAGCTGTTCAATCCGAGGTAGCTTTAATTTCCCAAATCGGCACATATATCATTAGTGCCGGAGGCAAACGTCTGCGCCCCATTATCACTATTTTGGCAGGTAAAGCATTAGGATATGATGAGCAAAAACTTTACTCTTTAGCCGCTATGGTTGAGTTTATCCATACATCTACGCTGTTACATGATGATGTAGTAGATGAAAGTGACTTACGTCGAGGTCGAAAAACTGCCAATAACCTTTTCGGGAACGCTGCTGCAGTTTTGGTAGGTGATTTTTTATATACTCGCGCATTTCAACTGATGGTAGAGTCAGGCAATATGCGAATTTTAGAGATTATGGCGGATGCTACTAATATTATCGCTGAAGGCGAAGTGCTGCAATTGATGAATATTGGTAATACTGAGATTACTGAAAATGAATATCTACAGGTTATACAATACAAGACAGCAAAACTATTTGAAGCAGCCGCTCAAGTAGGAGCTATCTTGGCAGGAGCAACACTGGAACAAGAAACCGCACTAAAAAACTACGGCATGTATGTAGGTACTGCATTTCAAATAATTGATGACATTCTTGACTACTCCGGCAATCCCGATGAAATCGGTAAAAATGTCGGTGATGATCTGGCAGAAGGCAAGCCTACCTTACCTTTAATTTATCTAATGCAGCATGGGGGAGAGGCATCAAAAGATGTGCGCCACGCACTTGAAAATGCCGACCGCAGTTATTTTGCGATTATCCATAAACACATTACTAATTCAGATGCCTTAGCTTACGCAACCGAACAAGCAAAAGTAGCGGTACAAAATGCGCTAAACTGCTTGGATATTCTACCTGATAACGAAACTGTCCAAGCGATGCACCAATTAGCCAAAGAATCTTTAGCCCGAGTATCCTAG
- a CDS encoding RrF2 family transcriptional regulator, producing MYLTQHTDYALRVLIYTAINNDGLVNIATIANKYDISKSHLMKVVTALVKGGFLESVRGKGGGLRLARPAEKINVGEVVRYMEPMQLVECMGKGNMCLITPGCRLIDIIGGGIKAFLNYLDGFTLADLVNKPTYEILYFKEE from the coding sequence ATGTATCTAACTCAGCATACAGACTATGCATTGCGTGTTTTGATTTACACAGCCATTAATAATGATGGTTTGGTAAATATAGCTACAATAGCTAATAAATATGACATTTCTAAGAGCCATTTGATGAAGGTAGTAACGGCTCTGGTAAAAGGAGGATTTTTAGAAAGTGTGAGGGGGAAAGGAGGGGGGTTACGTTTGGCCAGGCCCGCTGAAAAAATTAATGTAGGAGAGGTGGTGCGTTATATGGAACCGATGCAATTAGTGGAATGTATGGGTAAGGGAAATATGTGTTTGATTACTCCGGGATGTCGTTTAATTGATATTATCGGAGGGGGAATAAAAGCTTTTTTAAATTATTTGGATGGATTCACTTTGGCGGATTTGGTTAATAAACCAACTTATGAGATATTGTACTTTAAAGAGGAATGA
- a CDS encoding NnrS family protein, which translates to MTTLFKQPIWAMAFRPLYVAASLFGIVSILLWGFGYSGTTEMPSFYWHAHEMIWGYTGAIVVGFLLTAVATWTQQPPVRGLSLVILVCLWLFARLFALLPGYAIFSGITGTLFFWLAAAYMALPVIRSHNNRNYITVFTLFLFGFSHAAFHWHIHQFQTASILKALTAGLIIIAGFIGLIGMRVIPFFTAKRLNISAQPTPTWVTFSVLALPIIMSILILTGKFSAILGILGLLTGLINLIQTFRWWHKKVWHEPMLLVLFAGYLFTALGLIVIATAQWLPAYLSLGIHLIGVGGIGLLTIGMMARTALGHTGRAIYPAPTLARYSFVAMLLATLVRILAIFFTNKTAYFHSIRISACLFALALLLYAWQYIPWLISPRGDNKPG; encoded by the coding sequence ATGACGACGCTGTTTAAACAGCCTATTTGGGCAATGGCATTTCGCCCATTATATGTAGCAGCTTCCTTATTCGGCATAGTTTCTATACTGTTATGGGGATTCGGCTACTCCGGTACAACTGAAATGCCATCATTTTATTGGCACGCCCACGAAATGATTTGGGGTTACACCGGAGCGATTGTTGTTGGATTTCTCCTGACGGCCGTAGCCACATGGACCCAACAGCCTCCTGTACGGGGACTATCTTTAGTCATCTTAGTATGTTTATGGTTATTTGCACGCTTGTTTGCACTATTACCGGGTTACGCAATATTCAGCGGTATCACAGGCACTTTATTTTTCTGGCTGGCGGCGGCATATATGGCTCTTCCTGTGATCCGAAGCCATAATAATCGAAACTATATTACTGTATTTACATTATTTTTATTTGGCTTCAGCCATGCAGCTTTTCATTGGCATATACATCAATTTCAGACGGCCTCTATATTAAAAGCACTGACTGCCGGGCTAATAATAATCGCCGGATTTATCGGCTTGATCGGTATGCGGGTAATTCCTTTTTTCACTGCAAAAAGATTAAATATATCTGCCCAACCCACTCCTACATGGGTGACGTTCTCCGTTTTAGCACTTCCTATAATAATGTCCATACTAATACTTACCGGAAAATTCTCGGCGATTCTCGGTATTTTGGGCCTACTGACAGGCCTTATCAATCTTATCCAAACTTTCCGCTGGTGGCATAAAAAAGTATGGCATGAACCTATGCTGCTAGTTTTATTTGCCGGTTATCTCTTTACTGCACTAGGATTAATAGTTATCGCGACAGCACAATGGTTGCCGGCATATTTAAGCTTAGGTATACACCTAATTGGTGTCGGCGGGATTGGTTTACTTACCATCGGCATGATGGCACGTACAGCACTTGGACATACTGGGCGTGCAATTTACCCTGCTCCCACACTCGCTCGCTACTCCTTTGTAGCCATGCTGCTAGCCACCCTAGTCCGCATCCTCGCAATATTTTTTACAAATAAAACAGCTTATTTCCATAGCATACGGATATCAGCCTGCCTCTTCGCTCTAGCCCTGCTACTTTATGCGTGGCAATATATTCCTTGGCTTATTTCACCTCGAGGAGACAATAAGCCTGGCTAA